GACTCTTTCATGGATATTATTAGGTGGAAAATTTAAAAGATTAAACATGACAAATGGAGGAAGAGGCAGCAGGGGTGTTTCGACCGTGGCGCGAGTTTGAGGATTATTtttaaccggaaaaaaaaaaaagcggcacaggaagaaaaaaatacatcatgttGCGTTGTCCTGTACAGGCACGCGAATCGCTTTTGTCTTAACTCCCTGAAACTTGTTCCTTGCCTTCCAGGATAATCTCTTCTTCTGGACTGATGGCTCGGACGTCGGTTTCACTGCCTTCAATGCTAACACCAACCCCGGAAATTGCGTCGAGATTGAAGATGATGGTGAATTGCCTATTATTTACGATTTATCAATTGTTGCAACATTTGCTGGAATTATTCAGAGGGAAATTGGACACCGTGATTAGATTTTCATTGTTGTTCATTGTGTTTTACTTCTAGATCTACGCTGGGACACGGATCTTTGCTCCTTAGCCAACCGATTTGTTTGTGCCAGGGATGTTAAGAAATGTGGCCACTGACCGACCCTACAACCATCACTTGATCGATAATTCATTTTTTGGGCAAGTCTCTATTACACTAGACTTCATTTCTTCAACGCAAATTAGCTTCTTCTTATCGACTTAAAATGCTGTCGGTTGTCCATAATTTGGAAAAAGTCGGGGAGCAATTATCCAATAAAGCATTTGGGTGTGGTATTCGAGTCAACTTTGTTCAGGGTGTTCTCCAACCTttctttcaaaattattttaaaataaacttttttattACAATGGAAAGTGCTCACGGCAGACCATAAACCAAAATTgtcataaaacaagaaaatactcAAGCATTGAGATCGATAGTAATCTCAAGTAACCCTCAAATTTAGTTAGTCAAAGGAACGGCAATGTCAAGATGGTGCAGGAAAATGAAATtggcattctttttttaatttcatcaatACATTTTGGAGCAATCTTCAAATAATGAATTGCaccttttcatttaaaaaagtgatAGGAGCAAGCCTTCATTCAACCTCTGcctcaatattttggattttatggaggCGATAATCTTTTTCCTTATTTGAACTCACAATTAATGTCCATAACATCCAAAATATGGTGGCAATCACGGAAGAAGTAATCCCACATCTGAGCTTGAGGAGCCGCATGGATGTGAATTATGATGAAATTAAGTCTCGCTGTTTCGAGAAGTGGTTCACATGACGGTGCGATTAATGAACAGACAAAGAAAAAGCACGAACATTTTGTGTTAGATCTTGTTGGAACTTGGCCAAtttcctctgaaaaaaaaatttattaattaatggattttttaaaaaatcgtgtTCCCATATCACAACGCATTGAGTAAATATCTGCACTATATCATCCGCCATGCGCCTGTATGCTGTGAAATGTGTGTTCCAGTGTTTAATCTCAACCTCGCGTGAACGACGTGTCGACGACATCTGCCGGTTACGGCATGCGGGCGTTAGCGAGTTAGCACATCTGCTACGATCTCAGAGTAGATTCAAACGCATATCTTAGTTGGTTTCTGCaccaaaaacaattttgaatCACCCCCTCCGATGttggtgaaaacaaaaattttaAATGAGGGATGATGCGTCAGATGAGCCGTTTAATCGTGACACAAAGCCTCAAATGTAATCCCTGAGGTGTGGCAAGGTATAATCATTTCCTGCCATCTTGCAGCTATTCTCTggtgtttcgttttgttttgtttttttaatcggcGACTTCCATTTATGTCAGAACCACACTAGGAAGGGAACAAGGTTTCATAAGAAGGCGGAGAGTCCAAAGGTGGATGTGTTGCATGTTGTTGGGGTGTGTTGCTCAAAGTCGGATGGTTGGTGCTCTGGGACACTTCGGTGGGAAATGCCGCTGAACTTGGCTGATGTTGGATGTCAGGAAGGACAACAATTGGAATTATGACCCCATCGTCTACTGTGTACTTGATATCCAGAAAGACCTGTCaaaattgtgctttttaaaaaaaattcaacaaaaaaaaaaaatcatacttcgATTGGTATGGgggacggggggcggggggggatatGAAATCTCGCCTAGCATTGGATAGGGCTGATACTGTCAACAGTATCTATTTATTCATTACACAGAATTGACCACCAGACCAGAAAAAGGAAATAAGAGCAGTGTCCCCATGTTAACATTGAGCTGGTGTAGTTTACCTTCAACTCATATTCCAGCCTGAAAATGGAGCTGTTCAAGATGGAGGGTGGTAGTCGTCTGGGGAGGGGGATTTTCTTTGTCACCGTGTCTTTGCTACTGGCCGCAACAGCCTTGGACTCCATCTGGAGGATCTTTTTTACAACGATACTTTGCAGACCGTTTCCAAAGGAATTTTCCTTGAGGTAGAACTTTAACGTTGGCGTCACTGAACGTGTTGAATGGTTTTGAATTTCAGCCTGCACTGTGAGTGTTTCACCTGTGATGAGAAAAAGCAAAGTTTCATAAAGGTTAAAAAGATGGGTAGTATGGTTACGGTAACTTAGATTTATAACTTCAACCTTCATATCTGATTTTACATAGCTAAAATACATGCCAAAAGGATCAAAAGTTGTAGTTTTATAAGGGAGCGAGGTAACTAGTTGTTGTGTATGTGGCAAGGTTTATTTAATTTAACTCAATTTAAATAACTTTTCCAGCAAGAGTATTTCAACCAAATGTTACTGTGTTATCGTCCACATTACAAATTGAATGCGACCTTAATCTGTCTGGTGTGTGAACCAAACGCGTTCCCAAAGTGACCCGCATGTGCAGAAGGGAAGACGTCACTGACAACAAGGTGTTTACAAAAGTAAATATGATCCAGTTTGTAGGGCCTTATTTTTCTATAATCTCATATCTACGGTGGAGCGATGTGGGAGGagatagaaatattttggggatatGAGGCAAGGCTTTTGATATGCTTATTTCATGGCGACACCTACTAAAAATGACGTCACGTCACTGCCaagtgtgtataaaaaaaaaaaaaaaaaaaaaacatgactgaattACTACTGTCCGATAGATGGGTTCATACCAAGTTCACGttgcaaaaaaatatgataTTTAGAATACGTGCTTATTTTCactttgtggggtgggggggactttaAACACAGCCACAATTGTTGCTCATACTCTCTTGTATTTCAGACAGTTTGATAGCTTGGATGCCGTTATTGCAAGCAAAGGATTTGCAACCAAATATGATGTCGTGTGTGTGGTACATATTTTGCTGCCCTTAAAATGCATCGTATCATTCCAGAAAATGAAACTATGCATTTTAAGTTTCCTGTCAGCAAAACGAGCAAACCTCCCGTCAGTACCGATGGAACGCCCTCCTCTGGGTCCACATATGAATAATGGTGACCAAAAGCTGAAATGTTGCTGGAGTTAAATGATTTTATATGAATCCATATACGTGATTACCTTGCTTGTATGCTATTCTGTCAGTGTAAACGTCCACTGTAACTGTTCCAGAGCcaaacaatttgacatttgtcTGACTGCAACCATACCAAGGCACCTGACAAAACAATAACCTGTTAAGTCAAGTCAGTGTTTCTTACAAAGAGTTAACGTTCATTGAatctacaaaaaacaaacaaaaaaacatttcttaccATAAGTCCAGAAATATCCATAGTTGGTTTGGAGATAAATTTGAAGTGAGTTTCAGCCTTTTTTCGCAGCTTCAGTGGTTGTTTGAGCTCTGCCTTCAACTTATGAACAATTTTACATAAAGCGCATTTGAAGGACGATGGTATTTCTCTGTGGAggagaataaaaatgaagaaatgacgAATAGTCAAGTCCTAACCTGGCAAAACGGGAAAAACCAAATACCTGTCAGGAATCTTGAAGGAAAAAGGAAATATGTGTCTTCCTCGAGTGATAACTTTGGTACTGTCAAACGTTTCACCTGTATAACATTCAGTTCATTTTATGATTAAAGTTTTACGTTATACAGTATACGGTAGTGAAGTCATTGCACCACGAAAATACCtcttggcggaaaaaaaaagaagaaaaacatacattaccatcttgtctaGCTTCTTCCAAGAGTTGAGATCTGATTGTGTAGTATTTCTCGTAAACACTAAAACTGCTGTCTTCATTGGACGAATGGGCTTCTCCTTTTGCTTTTGCTGTCAAGGTCAGCGAATTGATTCGAGTTTCTTTTAACACCTCCACAATGATTCTTCCTCTGACGGTATCGCCGTTTGTGAAGATGTTTTGACGATTGATTGCATCATATTCAATCGAGAAATGAGTGATGGTCATGCCGAAAGAAACGTCAAAAGTGacaaacaagcagcagttttacCTCATCCGCAGAGTGCGCGCTCTATTTATGCGGTTATCTGTTTTTATCACTTCATCAGCCGAGGTGTATGACATGTTGTGGTCAGTCAGGTTTTTTCGCATTTTCAACTAAATGGATTAGGATGAGTCaggttgcaaaaataaataaatggactcaaattaaaacacacacacacacatttaaaatagtaataatagtGTGCAGTCACTTTTTACTTTGCGACAATAGGTAGATATCATTTTACATACTGTACTCCAAAAACGACATACAGTCTCCATAAattaatgaaaaacaacacaaatgttttttttttttttttgccaaagtaCAGTTTGATAGCATTCAGTGACAACTACATTTCACTGATTAATAGTGACCGACAATGTTTCCAGGATCGTACGTGGTAAAAACCCATATAGAAGGAGAAACGTTTACATATTTACACACTTTGAAGGTCAAAAATACATATGCGCTCGCTAGGATTAAAACAGCCATACTAAAAAGATAATATAAAATTCGAGAttagcacttttaaaaaaaaaagaagaaaacttaTGATTACAAAGCCAGGATCAACTGGAAAAACAAGTATTTCATTTGATCATGTACACTGGTTGCATGTGATTATTCAACCCATCATTTTTATCAGACTTCtcagattttgtcacacagctttcacttatctcacctttcactctgCTCCTTGGCGACTTTAACTTCCACATCGACGATACCAAATGCAAACATGcctctgaatttcttgaccttttggactgccttaacttcactcaacatgtcaacttccccacccacccccacggtcacactctggacttggtctattccaccggtctcaccattgaaaaactctctagcaccaacctcaacatttccgatcacctggctatcactctggacctccacctccctacccccattcccaaggtaaagcgcaccatatcattcagaaacctcaaatccgtttccccaactgacttctctacctccgtcctcaaccacttgtccatactacctcctccactgtaccatgaccccactgttctcaccaactactacaacagcactctctcctcctgtcttaACCAACTCGCCCAtatcaaaaccaaatctgtctccttcactcgctcagCCCCCTGGTACACCCCAGAACTCCGCAAACTTAAAACCCAAAAACGGCAGTTAGAAAGACTCTataaaaaatctggtttaactgttttttttttcctctttctcctttcttctttctagatacattcttgctgctggaggctgtaaatttccccattgtgggacgaataaaggatatcttatcttatcttatctcgcCTACACTGATCACCTTCAGTTATACAAGACCGCACTCAACTCCAGCCGTTCCACCTACTACTCCAACCTAATCCACACCGtctccaacaaccaaaaggctctcttctccaccgtcaacaaactcctcaaacccagcgacaatatttcaacctctttcaccgttgacgaatgcaactcattcctatcccactttctatccaaaatcgacatcctctacagttcactcaccacctcacctgtccccccctcccttcctaccagcatccatcactccaactacttcacctctctctgaattcacacctgtctccattgccgaactcaccaatatcatttcaacaatgaactcctccacctgcacactggatcccatcccatcttccttcgtcaagcactgctttcccaccatctcccacctcgtcataaacattgtcaactcctccctcaactctgcctatgtcccctcctcactcaaactggctgccgtaacccccatcatcaaaaaacccagactcaaccctgacatcatgagcaactttcgacccatctccaaccttccctttctgtccaaagtcatagaacgtgcagtcacatctcaaattaaaacctacctaaacaacaaccagctttttgaacaatttcaatctggattccgcacacaacacagcactgaaacagccctccttaaaatcaccaatgacctcctcctcgcctctgactccggcctactctccatcctcatccttcttgaccttacagctgcctttgacaccatcaactattccatcctactctctcgcctacaatccctaaacatcacagacaaagtccttacctggctacactcttatctcacagacaggaaacaattcatacacataaacaaatgctcttcctacactgccccactgtcccaaggtgtcccccagggttctgtgcttggtcctcttctcttcatctTTTACCCCTCTGCCAAATCATAtgtcatcatggtctccagttccactgctacgctgatgatgtccaattgtacatatccaccaaatcatttaccccaacaacccactccaccctgtctaactgtctctcagatcctggttgcaaacaaactttctcactcttaactgtactaaatctcaactgcttataatcggttctctgtccctcacccaaacaaccaccaactttaccctcactatagataacttcaccctgtccccctcctctcactgtcgcaacctcggggtcctttttgataataacctctctttcgatcaacCAAACCActaaaactgctttcttccacctcaaaaacattgctcgtctccgcccatcactttctttcaacgctgcgcaaaccctcatccacgccttcatcacctcccgccttgactactgcaatagcattctctatggtacaacctccaaactcctcaataaactacagtacatccagaataccaccgcccgcctactcacccacacccgcactcgtgatcacatcacccccgtccttaaaaacctccactggctccctgttccccagcgtattcaatttaaactgctcctactcacctataaagccctttacaatcaggcaccctcctatctttccgaacttctttaccaatacactccttcccgcaatctctgctcctcaaacacaaacctcctcgccatccccgtgaccaagctcaaaacctggggggaccgagccttctctgtcgccgcccccaccctctggaatgctctaccacaacacatccgcaactgtactgacctccaatccttcaaatcatccctaaaaactcacctgttccgctatgcttttaatgccttttaatcttttttaccaatttttcttttgttcatccaaatgaacttttgtaaattatgtatgcttgttttaaatgcacatttttatcctgtgtttttatgctcttgtaaagtgtctttgagtgagatgaaaagcgctttcaaataaaatgtattattattattattaaaatgtggTACATTATACTAATGCAATTTTCCCCTCTTCTTGAAAACAACATGCcagtttaacacattttaatcctGTGTAACCAATGTAAATGTTTGCGTAAAgttaattcgtttttttttcagtctaccAATAAACATACCCGCTTTGCTACTTTTTCCCAATGGAAGATTACGGTATCTCGTTTGTCTCTGACTTCCGATGGATCACGCAAAATGGCCAAAGGCAAAGTCACTTTCTTAACATATTGCAACATtccttttaaacacattttgaactTGTGACCCAAAGACAGAAGATGGAACAAcgtattttcttttcctctgcATTCAGAGACACCTCCACCTGACCAAATATGCTAGCACTAATCCTTTTAAGAATGCATGACAGGACCTGTCTGAACTCATAACAGAGGGAAAAGAAGAGAGATGTATTCCAACAAAGACATTCACGTACTAGTTTGGAACACTCAATTCAGGTATGACAATCCAGGTATGACCAACCAACTAACCAACCAGTGTGGGATAAATTATTTCTGTTTGATTGGCAAAAATAGCAATCTTAAGAATATATGCGAGGCCACTTGAGCTTTTCTCACACATCTAAAAAATATCTTACATTAAGTAAGTACAATGGGTCAACATTTGAAATGAGCAGTAAGTAGCTGAAGTGTTGATAATGTCATTGACCATCAAAATTCATTACTTTAAAGAAGGGTACATGCTATAAAATTCATAAGGAGGTGGAGGATTGAAAGTGTCCCTGGCTGGTGGGTTTGGGGATCCAAATGATCCAAATCCAAACCCAGCAGCGGTAGACGGCACGCTTGCTGCCACGGCAGATGCTTGAGCAGCTGGTAGGATGATTATGGGAAATTTGATTTCTGGGTCTGATGCGAACTTGACATCCAAATACACCTGTGGAAAAAAGGGTCACGGTGAGAAATGTGAATTCAGCCCAGATAGGCTGCAGCATCAGTCTGTTGGGCCATGTTGTCGCGGTCCAATCAAAACTGTACAAATTAGACTTTTTATCATAATGGGATAGATCCCCTTCATCAAAAGCATTTGGTTTTTCAGGAAGAGCAACAGCTCACAGGACAAAACCATTGCTTTGTTTCAATAAACTATCTGCCCTGAAACTTGGACAtcaaaaataaagttttaattcctctagagcaggggtgtcaaactcatttttgtcgtggggcACATCTTGGTTATCGttttccttggggggggggccattACGACTGaagtcaataataacggtttattcaacaattgtttaagttactctactgaggggtttggttacaagaaaatgctcttatttattacatatgagaattttacattttggtagcgattttagcaagcatcatggaaattgacatgtttgatttgctttcacgggccacataaaatgatgtggcaggccagatctggcccctgagcCTTGCCTTTCACACCATTTCCTCTAcggcagtgtttttcaaccccTGTGCCACGGCACGCCAGTGTGCCGCAAGACATTGTCAGGTGAGCcgcaggaaaacaaacaaacaaacaaccaaaatatccgatttgtatgcctgtgtgcCTATGgcccagaaagtaatcatgtACTACACtcccataccgctagggagcagcaacagatccccaattgccttgtgtttcgacgagagacaagcgaatttgtgacgcatgaatgcaggacgacggtgaaacaacaatgaacaacaacaaaaatgaaagatgagaaaatacgtttttctctgtgttcatttgtttccaattcaagctgttataacgTCATTCTTCAACGTTAAAAACAGTTAgcgtaacaatataacacgtcCATTATTCAAATAAGcgcacccccacctccccacacacacacacacacacatttttagctagtggtgtgccgcaagattttaacaatcaaagaagtgtgccttggcccaaaaaaagtttgaaaaatactGCTTTACGGCAAGCCCGACGGATCTCGACTAACTTATGCTGAATGAGATTTAAGGTGGTAGCATTCCAACAATTGGCACATATGTTGACTAGATGGCAATTAGAGCAACTTTAATTCAATGGTCATTTGATTaggtgaagacaaaaaaaacataccctGAGTCTGTACTCTGCTTTCAGGATTTTACAGTTGAGGATGCTAGGTTCCAGGTCATGGGGGACTGTGATGACTCTTTTGACGGTTTGGCTGGCCGATGGAGGAATAGGCTCCCCCACCTCCTTCAAGAGGTCTTTCGTATCAAGGTTCCTCTTTCCACTTGCAAAGAAGCTGTGCTTTCTGTAGATGCAATACTTGGGTTTGATTTCACGAGTGGAGTTGTTCTGAATGTAGGCTAAAACATTGATGCCCTCTCCTGAAACCCAGAGCACGATGGATTTAGCCAGTGCGCCCCAGATGTTTGGGTTAGCGTTACTCAATGCCACTATAAGTACTGTACGCTTACCTTGGCAGAAACCGGATTTTTCAATGTTGACATCCATAGCAACAGTTCCGGAGTTGAACAAACGCATCTTTTTATCCTTAGATTCACGCTGAGGTCTCTGAGGGAAAACACATTCCAGGGAGATGAGGGTCTGATTTTGGTCAGGCCTCAGTAAAACAATTGAGCATGTGTGAAAGAGACTTGATGAAGTCAGTAACCCGATTAACATATATATGTAAACATTATCATCAGCACAGATTTGTTATGCAACTATCCACTTACCAAGATTTCCTCCAACATGGTGGGGACCGCTTGTGTCACAAAGGGAATCTTGATGGTATCTTTTGAACGTATCCTCATGGATCTACTAAGCCTGGTTTCCAGCAGGTACACAATTTTACCAACAGACCCCTCGAAGGACGAGGGCATTTCCCTAATGCACAACATAAGACGACCATGACTTTCATATAAAGTATAGAATCAAAACAATCCTAACGCCTATAagagtttttttgtctttctgttcATTAAACACACTCAAAAGATGACTTACTGCAAAGGGAACTGAAATGTGAAGGGGAAAATATGAGATCCTGCAGCAAGTAAATTACTGTctgaaaaacacaacacaagaaATGATGAACCATTCCATATTGAATCTAGCAGGCCTTGCAAGCTGAACAAAATTGGTGGATACATACATGTTTCTCCATGCTGATTGGTCAGTTGTGACCGATCATCGTCTGATAAGAAGAACACAAGTTACAGTTTTCAACTGACTTAAAATGGGAAGGAGTGCAAGTACTATAATGAAATTAATGTAGTGCAACACTGTTCGTGatgaataaaaactgaaataatttcaatccTATCGTTCCCACATAGTCATCAATGATTCAACTACATTTACTTTTACTGTATATCATATTATAGTTTCTATACCTGTGTCCATGTGTGTATGTTtgggtcattccagaattggaggacgTTTAGTCTTCaaccttttttgaaaaataagccTTCACTGTTCTGATTTTGTGTTGCATATTCATATAATGTATAATAGTAGTGATGATAACAATAATGGGTTTGTAAGTCCAAGTAAAGGAGTAAATGGAACCCGGTTAATGAGCTGCAAATACGAACAAAAACTGATTGTCAATTCCAGCATAGCATGTGATTCACACTTTGTTCTTCCACGACCATGCTAAAAATGTTGTGAGACACACGTTCCATGAATGATAATTCTTATttgaatgattattttattaaaacaaattCCCACACTTACAAAAGACAACAATGAAAAAACCCAATACCCCAAAAATGAAACTTAAATTACATTTGAATTGTTGAACGTGGTCAATATGGGCGTGGGACAAAGGGAAATGCCATAATAGGGAGAACTTGCAGACTTATTtggtatttttaaaaactattttggtCTGAGGACAAGTAAATGTACTCAGAAACTGTATGTTTTAGGATTTGTATGTggttgaatgaatatttgatgaGTGGGACATAATATGCCCTCCAAGTCCGGAATGACCTACGAGTTACAGCTATAGGACTAACAACAAATGCCAGCTACATTAAGACTCAAGTAATATTCTACAACATAACTTCTACAATTTTTTTCCTATTAAGATACTTACGTTATATATTTTTACTCACGTAGCCGTGTAAGTGTGGCCTCATGCAACATGACTACTGCCGCTAGGTAGGTAAACAAACCGATGCCAGCTCAAAGGCGTACTTTATTAATGTTTGCAAAAGCAACCAAACAAACCTACACACCGGCGTTTCCTCGAACATATGAACGAATGCGGAGAAAACACGTTGAGCTAAATTTTCCGATTTAGAAAGCTTTATTTTCCGATGATAAACAAATAACGGTGGTTCCAGAACAGCTTATTCCAATTATACAGCTTTCCGCTAAATACAAATTGTTCCTCTAGGCATCTCAAATAATTCAAGTTTGGACCTGCACGGCAATGCAACATCGACCCCGACAAAACTAAAAACACGTACCAGTGGCGTTTCCGTCTCGGAAAAAGTAATGTTTGATGCTGAAATACTTGTCCTTTGAGTGGTAAGTGACAGTAGTTTGGCCGTGCCTCTCGCTCCATTCCACCTCAGCTTTGCCCTTAAATTTCACGTAAAGCGACTCCGCCTTGCAATCTTTGGTCACTTCCAAAACGACTTGTCCAGTCACTGTGTCGCCGTTAGTAAAAATATTTCTTTCGCTGACATCGTTGTAAGTAACTTTCAGGCTCTTGACTGTGCCCGGcatgattttaaaatgactcGTAATATCCCAAACCACAACCCTTCCGCAATGGGCGAGTCTACCGGATgaaacccccgcccccaccctcatCTCAGTTCCCCCAAATCAGATTTTTCTGGCTATTCCTTGATGGGTCAGGCCTTGCAAGGATAAACAATTGCGGCGGGGGGAGAAGAGTGTCTATCAACGATTTGCCATCAACGGggcgaaagacaaaaaaagcaaattaaaagaaaagtgAAGGGTCTTTGAATAGTTGAGAATATTGAGAAACtacacattttcatcatttcttCTGGCTTTTCAATCAATTCAGTATGCCAAAATATAAATCTTAAGATTGAAACGATTTTATGTTGTAGTGATACTCCATTACACATAAATCATGGTCCCAATCTAGCGGCCAAGACTAATGTCGGCTTCTTTACTGTGCGGAGACTGGCTTTTGTGCTCTTGCGTTGCTACTTTGTTGACTGTAATGTAATTTAATACAAgagtgtaaaataaaatgat
This sequence is a window from Hippocampus zosterae strain Florida chromosome 6, ASM2543408v3, whole genome shotgun sequence. Protein-coding genes within it:
- the LOC127602521 gene encoding arrestin domain-containing protein 3-like; its protein translation is MTITHFSIEYDAINRQNIFTNGDTVRGRIIVEVLKETRINSLTLTAKAKGEAHSSNEDSSFSVYEKYYTIRSQLLEEARQDGETFDSTKVITRGRHIFPFSFKIPDREIPSSFKCALCKIVHKLKAELKQPLKLRKKAETHFKFISKPTMDISGLMVPWYGCSQTNVKLFGSGTVTVDVYTDRIAYKQGETLTVQAEIQNHSTRSVTPTLKFYLKENSFGNGLQSIVVKKILQMESKAVAASSKDTVTKKIPLPRRLPPSILNSSIFRLEYELKVFLDIKYTVDDGVIIPIVVLPDIQHQPSSAAFPTEVSQSTNHPTLSNTPQQHATHPPLDSPPSYETLFPS
- the LOC127602518 gene encoding arrestin domain-containing protein 3-like translates to MPGTVKSLKVTYNDVSERNIFTNGDTVTGQVVLEVTKDCKAESLYVKFKGKAEVEWSERHGQTTVTYHSKDKYFSIKHYFFRDGNATDDDRSQLTNQHGETYSNLLAAGSHIFPFTFQFPLQEMPSSFEGSVGKIVYLLETRLSRSMRIRSKDTIKIPFVTQAVPTMLEEILRPQRESKDKKMRLFNSGTVAMDVNIEKSGFCQGEGINVLAYIQNNSTREIKPKYCIYRKHSFFASGKRNLDTKDLLKEVGEPIPPSASQTVKRVITVPHDLEPSILNCKILKAEYRLRVYLDVKFASDPEIKFPIIILPAAQASAVAASVPSTAAGFGFGSFGSPNPPARDTFNPPPPYEFYSMYPSLK